In Sorghum bicolor cultivar BTx623 chromosome 8, Sorghum_bicolor_NCBIv3, whole genome shotgun sequence, one genomic interval encodes:
- the LOC8070375 gene encoding uncharacterized protein LOC8070375 isoform X5: protein MASDDGDKDVLLLVHQAPLDMEEGPAPRLAHLLPPLHRAPPPPPPPPFRSPPPPQAAASAEHRLSFRGWLGIPRHWEDWVAKLRPLHARLWRHLGIHDAVLASTLRFKRDASAVLHLASFWCPATATFAFPWGEATVTLQDVAALAGCPAVGAPAPAPLPPQWRPDEAALNGVRLGFNRSACKKAHHSAWVKHFLTADDNADPVFEHAAFLALWLTRFVLPGHPESTMRQAVFPIAVRLARGERVALAPAVLASIYRDLREIKAFLGAAGAAATAGDADMLSSLSVYSPLHILQLWMWERFPALRPTKVNPLMAGDPLAARWHDLSRKLNPAQIRNALNAGYNFVWQPYVSSMEHTGWVHSSDLAGNDELTSLAHFLHPCELVGMDCIEQYLPHRVARQFGLDQDVPGDVRRASQDWVFAWQTYQLEGKNVAFFIPHSEPGITARYAQWWREQLLPSHIDAAAASAPVEWKPSKRKVKKTPAAMEAEAEKERRMKKARVSPTTDKKRKLEELYDTKLSDWLPTARNEISDTTSDMGSEEALLPNVGTTNDDIVLLTPRKQTTTAPVTALMDNDMTLALGERGNFMVDEPPDIPSEPEAGVPATLEEEIVKIPVVTSLDIPDKPEEGATAVMEEQKEATSVSDRSVEVSAPVIEEVEEKVAIEGAICVTGMNPSGNNTTFVMEADERNTVPKEFGRAAEEATEAVPQSQHEVDAGVMNNSHDAVALPEEAAPVQSTDDSAGCPVVSHIMEDSNVAGDSGKNDYESTSCDFVKEQKEIPCVEEIAGENSRMGEKEREETSHESPQLEIVECVQDIVLVETECDVEQKIVHPAVEDVATSNSMSPALLGVPEPENAELNKHSYLANKDAEDIPIEVAQGEEAELGQISTSAKGGAEEHEEFSEVDHMGIADAQLHLHLDSEVPEKIDEVELKEVDGTMRLTRRDSDKKLGDVPEVGYAENENIRGLVVNTSDRKPSEVSQAEPAKMEDSKDFTEEDTDKSENVPGLECTGLVETHGDLMKEGTNNKFENVPELENTGLGGTHGPIEDTDGRFKEIHDVNSELEKCNVHESDIDRSEDTMQIDPLTQDEARWLAKEETEDNTTEVQEVKSEHLRNEAPIQEDTKEKSCADSMDLSENVVDRSKEVDKLKQLEEEGCQVLMEKDMENTSDAFVLEQTEDGHRKSLIETSINNHNEITLVEQLDGQSERLTRTGTEEIHGETIKAQEKEFYKDVAEDSNDSTNDKDVIEDSNNSINAEVPCSSATVQLKEDKMEVIHEGKIEEPCVQDVELINQREPSSDATAMEFEAVALEQDSRIIRKNMEATTVEGSHMLDSGLNSELDNVDETHAAREIKNQEILDVDTQVAMDEKQDLQAVTGNDKMNISEDTGRSVCGEYQINSTGTEDVKSIKGLQNQESLDQKEQLAREERLNLGTTTENNRMNILEDADVLVCGQYQNGPTHTKVKPTKEIQNQELLNDKEDQVMDGRVECEVTDGSGVSYEEACKLGGDGVNTSGVAVDVSDPVLNKEGCNTEEAREDKQHHGVGHTNEKRILEDTSMIDTGELKSDSTVMEVSMAGLREGTLNQCAASLEKEEAVQEKHDQGVVDENTNGGSADIDALECEGVNPDVAMKMFHETILTTEAVNVAGSKISSENRQKEATFEEPSITEVEGSESNESARKEPEGALPQEPGNLVKIKQESLENGTEMSIFSENDKASEKHQTSAEFIIAPSSMDEQGDNDIGWPDESAKGCEKLTSDSINTVRSIKFGKPSSEEVKRTQSTRSMYLKDIKESLGRIRAEPSNRVHTTSVGYHSRHTVQDPISSCKEIKVPLRDSARDFGRDRALELVATSPQEETPRWRQEQYALQILEDVQNSRLAEKSRMEMEVRVLKAQISSMERQVMNLDHISDVKSRSSLNQQMLHLHKPSF, encoded by the exons atgGCCTCCGACGACGGCGACAAGGACGTCCTCCTCCTGGTCCACCAGGCTCCCCTCGACATGGAGGAGGGGCCAGCGCCCCGCCTGGCGCACCTCCTCCCCCCTCTCCACCGCGCGCCTCCCCCGCCCCCGCCTCCCCCCTTCCGCTCGCCGCCCCCGCCGCAGGCCGCAGCTTCCGCCGAGCACCGCCTCTCCTTCCGCGGCTGGCTCGGCATCCCCCGCCACTGGGAAGACTGGGTCGCCAAGCTCCGCCCACTCCACGCCCGCCTCTGGCGCCACCTCGGCATCCACGACGCCGTCCTCGCGTCCACCCTCCGCTTCAAGCGCGACGCCTCCGCCGTCCTCCACCTCGCCTCCTTCTGGTGCCCCGCCACCGCCACCTTCGCCTTCCCTTGGGGTGAGGCCACCGTCACACTCCAGGACGTCGCCGCCCTCGCCGGCTGCCCCGCCGTCGGCGCCCCGGCGCCGGCCCCGCTCCCGCCCCAGTGGCGCCCCGACGAGGCCGCGCTCAATGGCGTCCGCCTCGGCTTCAACCGCAGCGCCTGCAAGAAGGCGCACCACTCCGCCTGGGTCAAGCACTTCCTCACCGCCGACGACAACGCCGACCCCGTCTTCGAGCACGCCGCCTTCCTCGCGCTCTGGCTCACGCGCTTCGTCCTCCCGGGCCACCCGGAGTCCACCATGCGCCAGGCCGTTTTCCCCATCGCCGTCCGCCTCGCGCGCGGGGAACGCGTCGCCCTCGCCCCCGCCGTCCTCGCCTCCATCTACCGGGACCTCCGCGAGATCAAGGCCTTCCTCGGCGCCGCGGGCGCTGCCGCCACTGCAGGCGACGCCGATATGCTCTCCTCCTTATCCGTCTACTCGCCCCTCCACATTCTTCAGCTTTGGATGTGGGAGCGCTTCCCTGCCCTTAGGCCAACAAAGGTGAACCCACTCATGGCGGGCGATCCGCTTGCCGCTCGGTGGCATGATCTGAGCAGGAAGCTGAACCCGGCGCAGATTCGTAATGCCCTCAACGCAGGATACAACTTTGTGTGGCAGCCTTATGTCAGCTCCATGGAGCACACTGGGTGGGTTCACAGCAGTGATCTAGCCGGGAATGATGAACTGACATCGCTCGCACATTTCTTGCACCCCTGTGAGCTCGTGGGGATGGATTGCATTGAGCAGTACCTCCCGCACCGCGTCGCCAGACAGTTTGGACTGGACCAAGATGTGCCTGGGGATGTTCGCCGTGCCAGCCAGGATTGGGTGTTTGCTTGGCAGACCTACCAGCTGGAGGGTAAGAATGTGGCTTTTTTCATCCCTCACTCTGAACCTGGGATCACAGCACGGTATGCACAATGGTGGAGGGAGCAACTTCTGCCTTCTCACATTGATGCTGCTGCAGCAAGTGCTCCAGTAGAGTGGAAGCCTTCCAAGCGCAAGGTGAAAAAGACACCAGCGGCCATGGAAGCTGAGGCTGAGAAGGAGCGGAGGATGAAGAAGGCCCGTGTCTCTCCTACCACTGACAAAAAGCGCAAACTTGAAGAGTTGTATGATACTAAGTTGTCGGATTGGCTTCCAACTGCGAGGAATGAGATTAGTGACACCACTAGTGACATGGGATCGGAGGAGGCCTTGTTGCCTAATGTTGGAACGACCAATGATGATATTGTGCTACTTACGCCAAGGAAGCAGACAACAACTGCACCTGTAACAGCATTGATGGATAATGACATGACCCTGGCTCTAGGAGAGAGAGGAAACTTCATGGTTGATGAGCCTCCAGACATCCCAAGTGAACCTGAAGCTGGTGTCCCTGCAACGCTGGAGGAGGAAATAGTTAAAATTCCTGTGGTTACATCTCTTGATATCCCAGATAAGCCAGAAGAAGGAGCCACTGCAGTAATGGAGGAGCAGAAGGAAGCTACTAGTGTATCTGATAGATCTGTAGAAGTTAGTGCTCCGGTCATAGAAGAAGTAGAAGAAAAGGTTGCAATAGAGGGAGCTATTTGTGTTACAGGGATGAATCCATCAGGAAACAACACAACATTTGTAATGGAGGCAGATGAAAGAAATACAGTTCCAAAGGAATTTGGAAGGGCTGCCGAGGAAGCAACTGAAGCTGTGCCACAGAGCCAGCATGAAGTTGATGCAGGTGTTATGAACAATTCTCATGATGCGGTGGCTTTACCTGAGGAGGCCGCTCCAGTTCAGTCTACAGATGATTCTGCTGGATGTCCTGTGGTATCTCACATAATGGAAGATAGTAATGTTGCTGGCGACTCGGGCAAAAATGATTATGAAAGTACATCTTGTGATTTTGTTAAGGAACAGAAGGAGATTCCTTGTGTAGAAGAGATTGCTGGAGAAAACAGTCGAATGggtgagaaagagagagaggaaacCTCCCATGAATCTCCTCAACTAGAGATAGTAGAATGTGTGCAAGACATCGTTCTTGTGGAAACAGAATGTGATGTTGAGCAAAAGATAGTTCATCCAGCAGTGGAGGATGTAGCAACTTCCAATAGTATGAGTCCAGCTCTCCTGGGTGTTCCTGAACCAGAAAATGCAGAACTCAATAAACATTCTTATCTAGCAAATAAAGATGCAGAAGATATACCCATTGAAGTTGCACAAGGAGAAGAAGCAGAACTGGGACAAATTAGTACTTCAGCAAAGGGAGGTGCCGAGGAGCATGAGGAATTTTCTGAAGTCGATCACATGGGCATAGCAGATGCTCAGTTGCATTTACACTTAGATTCTGAGGTGCCTGAGAAAATTGATGAAGTAGAGCTTAAAGAAGTCGATGGTACTATGAGACTAACTAGGAGAGATTCTGATAAGAAGCTTGGAGATGTCCCTGAAGTTGGGTACGCAGAAAATGAAAACATCAGGGGGCTGGTAGTGAATACAAGTGATAGGAAACCTTCAGAAGTCTCCCAAGCCGAGCCTGCAAAAATGGAAGATTCTAAGGATTTCACGGAAGAGGATACAGACAAATCTGAAAATGTTCCTGGATTAGAATGTACAGGATTGGTGGAAACTCATGGAGATTTGATGAAAGAGGGTACAAATAATAAGTTTGAGAATGTTCCTGAATTAGAAAATACAGGATTGGGAGGAACTCATGGGCCAATAGAGGATACTGATGGTAGATTCAAGGAAATTCATGATGTCAATTCAGAACTGGAAAAATGCAATGTGCATGAGAGTGATATTGATAGATCTGAGGACACAATGCAAATAGATCCACTAACACAGGATGAAGCTAGGTGGCTGGCGAAGGAAGAAACTGAAGATAATACTACAGAAGTTCAAGAAGTAAAGTCTGAACATTTAAGAAATGAGGCACCGATTCAGGAGGATACCAAGGAAAAGTCCTGTGCTGATAGCATGGATCTATCAGAGAATGTTGTAGATCGCTCCAAAGAGGTTGATAAATTGAAACAATTAGAAGAAGAGGGTTGCCAGGTGTTAATGGAGAAAGACATGGAGAATACTAGTGATGCTTTTGTACTAGAACAGACAGAAGATGGACACAGAAAATCATTGATAGAGACAAGTATAAATAACCATAATGAAATTACTCTAGTCGAGCAGTTGGACGGACAAAGCGAGAGACTTACAAGGACAGGTACTGAGGAAATTCATGGAGAAACCATTAAAGCACAAGAAAAGGAGTTTTATAAGGATGTGGCAGAAGATTCAAATGACTCAACCAATGATAAGGATGTCATAGAAGATTCAAATAATTCAATCAATGCTGAGGTGCCATGTAGTTCAGCTACTGTACAGTTAAAAGAAGATAAGATGGAAGTTATTCATGAAGGCAAGATTGAGGAGCCATGTGTTCAGGATGTTGAACTGATTAATCAGAGGGAACCATCATCTGATGCAACTGCTATGGAGTTTGAG GCAGTGGCTCTGGAACAGGACAGCAGAATCATACGCAAGAACATGGAGGCAACAACAGTGGAAGGCAGCCACATGCTGGATAGTGGACTAAATTCTGAGCTAGACAATGTTGATGAAACTCACGCTGCACGGGAAATTAAAAACCAGGAAATTTTGGACGTGGACACG CAAGTAGCAATGGATGAAAAACAAGATCTACAAGCGGTAACTGGAAATGACAAAAtgaatatatcagaagatacaGGTAGGAGTGTTTGTGGTGAATATCAAATTAACTCAACTGGTACAGAGGATGTCAAGTCTATCAAAGGATTACAGAACCAAGAAAGTTTGGACCAGAAAGAA CAATTAGCAAGGGAGGAAAGACTTAATTTAGGAACTACAACTGAAAATAACAGAATGAATATCTTAGAAGATGCAGACGTTCTTGTCTGTGGGCAATATCAAAATGGTCCAACTCATACCAAGGTCAAGCCTACCAAAGAAATACAAAACCAAGAACTTTTGAATGACAAAGAA GACCAGGTAATGGATGGAAGAGTGGAGTGTGAAGTAACAGATGGAAGTGGAGTATCCTATGAAGAGGCCTGTAAGCTTGGTGGTGATGGAGTAAATACCTCTGGAGTTGCAGTGGATGTTAGTGATCCAGTGCTAAACAAGGAAGGCTGCAACACAGAGGAG GCAAGGGAGGATAAGCAGCACCATGGAGTTGGACACACAAATGAGAAGAGGATTTTGGAAGACACTAGTATGATTGATACTGGTGAATTGAAATCTGATTCAACTGTTATGGAGGTTAGCATGGCTGGGTTAAGAGAGGGAACACTCAACCAGTGTGCTGCAAGTTTGGAGAAG GAAGAGGCAGTGCAGGAGAAGCATGATCAGGGAGTGGTAGATGAAAACACAAACGGAGGTTCAGCTGACATTGATGCACTTGAATGTGAAGGAGTGAATCCTGATGTGGCCATGAAAATGTTTCATGAAACTATTCTTACAACAGAAGCTGTCAATGTAGCTGGGTCCAAAATTTCATCTGAGAACAGGCAAAAGGAAGCAACCTTTGAAGAACCCTCTATAACAGAAGTTGAAGGTTCTGAATCAAATGAATCTGCAAGAAAGGAGCCTGAAGGAGCTCTTCCACAAGAGCCTGGAAACCTGGTAAAAATTAAGCAGGAAAGTTTGGAGAATGGAACTGAGATGTCCATTTTTAGTGAGAATGACAAAGCTTCTGAAAAACATCAGACCTCAGCAGAGTTTATAATTGCTCCTTCAAGTATGGATGAACAGGGTGATAATGATATTGGATGGCCTGATGAATCAGCAAAAGGCTGCGAAAAGTTAACTTCTGATTCAATAAACACAGTTCGCTCCATCAAATTTGGCAAGCCAAGTAGTGAAGAGGTTAAGAGAACACAGAGCACCAGGTCTATGTATCTAAAAGATATCAAGGAATCATTGGGTAGAATTCGTGCTGAACCATCAAACAGGGTACATACAACCAGTGTTGGGTATCACTCTCGGCACACAGTTCAGGATCCAATTTCATCTTGCAAGGAGATCAAAGTGCCTTTGCGAGACAGTGCACGGGATTTTGGAAGGGACCGTGCACTAGAGTTAGTGGCTACAAGTCCACAAGAAGAGACTCCTCGATGGAGGCAAGAACAATATGCACTTCAAATTTTAGAAGATGTTCAAAATTCTCGACTTGCTGAGAAATCTAGGATGGAAATGGAGGTGAGAGTACTAAAGGCGCAAATTAGTAGCATGGAGAGACAAGTGATGAACTTGGATCACATCTCTGATGTAAAGTCCAGATCTAGTTTGAACCAACAAATGCTACATTTGCACAAACCATCCTTCTAA